The sequence TAGTTGtttactataaatataaagtctagaatattctattcagttaaatattttaagttttattaattatattggcAATTTTTAATAACTTATCATTCTATTATATTAGACTATTCAGAAACTAAATTGCCAATTGAGCCtcactaatattttttttaggaaTACTCtcactattattattgtatCAATATCACCTCTATAAATCaaactttgtgtatataatttatcaatatcaccTCTAATAGTCAAACTTTGTagaattcatttatatatcaaaataatatgatatagttattatttcataatattttatacttagcctaatatttattaatttgattagttctaaaaagaaaacatcttTTAGGTTCTTtccttataattttatgtaaggGATTCTTTCCTTAAGATATCTTGGTTcaagttttatctttttccaaaaaagaaaattcttttaataacttataaaatcacattttaggtattaaagtaattaatttttaaatataaatgtgactaatcattttaattttttttatttttaaatattttttattttaatgtttttctaAAACAAACCATCCCATCTACTCTAATATGATTTTCGCAAATATACCatcacttttaaattttatcattttgattcattatttttctattttttaaaaaatctatccAAACTTATTTAGACGTGTGCCTTTAATAATATGACATACAAATGTCTTATTTTTTACCAACATAAGATCTAGCTCTGACCAAAACTATTTCATCTATGATATGATCTTtagctatttttattaatatactctcatcaaactaaaatatatagtttttacaaatcaaatatataattaaaaagagatAGAAATAAAACCGGttctatatttattcttttttattaaaatattttagatcaAGTGGTGTGTTTATAGAGAAATAgattttaaagagaaaaaaataaaggcaTGTATTTGTAGAAAGAGAAGAactataaagtaaaatttaaattcaatcaaAACATCCATATGATCCAcacaaaatcaaaaagaaaattaatctatatcacaaaaaaagaaaaagaacaatcAACTTCGCATTATTATAAACCAAATCAATCaaacaattaaagaaaattgaagaaaaaaataaaaaccataaGATTAGCAAAATCCcagaaataacaaaataaaaattcataaagaaacaaacaaaattaaagagaCCGACAAAACTCTTGGAGAAGACTGCTTTGTGTTTTCATTCTTCTGTATCTATAATAGTCATCAcactctttctttctctttttctctcaataaacataaattttatttgttttctctttttaaaatttctctatcaaaagaagaacaatgttttttctagttttttttttatgagagtatatttacgaaaatgaccaaagaaaatatgatagTTTTAGTCAGGGTTGGATTTCATATTcgcaaaaaataaaacatactTGTATGTCACATCATCAAATACACGCAAAAATGAATTTGAGTAGatttaataagaatataagGCAAAATGTTGAAATTTGAGAGagaatatatttgaaaatagtcaaaaattatggtagatgAGATGGTTTtaccttttaaaatataaatataaattaattatctctatatttttaaaatatattgaaataattaataaaatagaactcattaatataatttaataaaatttagaaatgtGAAGgtctctttatttatataggtagaattgttatttaaaaaatattgattacgTAAAAATATGAGGAAAAGAACAATCATTATTTGGTtgaataaaagagaaattaaagttaaatgttaaaaacaaaaagaccCATTAACATAACATGACAAAACTCTGAGACGTAATTAACCCTAAAGATAAACTTTTGAAAGCCAATACTTTGTGATACCCACTCTCTTGTATGTATTGATGAGTCCAAAACTCAGCCAACTAAACACCTTTGattgtctttattttttatttttctattaattaaaaattgcaaaaacaaaatttatctGTGAATCATGTGCTTACTTTTAAATATggtagaaaaaagaaagtcgTCATCGAGCACTCTGATTTTTGTACAGGAAAAGTTATGATCTTCTCTGAttaaatttcatcaatttttggTAATCCATATGATTTTGTGActggaaattaaataacatagTTATCTTGTACGGTGAAAGCATAACTAAGATATCGTAATTATTGATggcataaataataaaattacataaagtATTGATCAGCTTCGATCTCTGAAGCTTTTATTATACAGTGCCGACATTTTAACATGGCATGCATGTGAATTCATGCTATATTTGCCTTAACCTGAAGAAGGTAAGCATCAACAGTCTTGTTGAAGTTAGCCAAAAACTCCATGTATCCCGTAGGAAGTGGAGTGGCTTCGTTCTGCTTCTCATATTCAACAGTCCACTTGATAAAACTGCCTTGACCCATTGTTATGACCTGAATGCTTGGCTTGTAGgtcttctcaaattcaacAGTCCAACAAGTTGAAAGTGATTGTCCTGCTTTTCTCATCTACAGCCTCGACTGTCTCCTTTACTGTCTCAGAACTCCCTACCACAATATCATGAAGCCTGTCatgtttgtaaatttatgaattcatttgtttttattttgaaaattgatAGCTATCAGGAGATCAACTCTCCATCTCCCTGCATTACGAACCAGGTATTTGACTTGTAGCCCAATGGGTAGGCTGGCGGGTGACAAGCCCAATAGATTGATGCATTCATGGGTTTACATCCTTGCAATATATAGTACAAGATACGTCATATGATTATTAATGTTAGTCTTACCTCAAAATTAAGTCCACAGCCTGACTGAGCCTATAGTTCCCCAATCACCTTGAAGAGATTTTAAGTCTTTAACATAATCAGGGCAGAGCTTAGGTATTAGATATACTTTGCTCCTTAACATCTCATAAAACTGGTCTGCATATGATTTTATCTCAGTTTGGACTTCTAGCTTCTCAATTTGAGCCATATTTTAAGCAACTGATTAAGAAAAGCTATGGCAAATCTTATTTAGAATGCAAATGAAATGTATCAAGGCCTCCCTTATATATGGTAGGAAGAAATAGGAATCAACCTAGCTTTTTATCTGTCAAGGATCAGGCTTGATGTGCTGTGAGATAAATCAAATCGAGACTGGATAAGATTTCAAAAAAGTATTTCTTTAACCGAATCTCAAGAAAGTTATATGTGACTGTGTTCAAATAATAGTAAGCGTACCCTTGTTCCATACAGGCCAGTGACTAGATTCCTGTATGAAGTGTGGTCCAACAACAAAGAGCTTATGAAGATTAGGAATGAAACCATATCATATGTGTTAATGAAAGTATGAGAGTTGTTTGTAAATCGAAATGCTATAACacagatttttaaaattaaatttttttttttaaatatatatatatatctagaaTTAATCTAAAACATGCTGGATAGAATCTTTACGGATGACAAAACATTATCTCAAGAGTTTTAACGCAGCTAcatatccaaatttcaaaCTCGAAACCTTAGTTAagctataaaaaaattttatcatCTTATATACATactcttaaataaaattctaaaaattttaattccaaAGTTGGAATGtcctttcaattttttgtGGGAAATTTGGCGTTAATACTTTCTAACAAGTCATTAAAACATCTGTTAATATCTTATTTAGTTTATGGGTCAACCTCTGGTTCATAACTTcatatcttttaaataaaattttgcgTGATTGTAAATTATATCTtgatctttaatatttatttattatttaataaattttctagattttgacaaattaagttatcaaatctttagaatttataattcaaattatcGACTAATATTTTAGTGTATTTATACCTTTATATTAGATGaggtttgtaaatattaaaaaaaatatgtaaaaatgcATGTTACATTTTATTCACTCGAGCCGTTATTAAAACGGTGTATTTCCCATATATAAATGGTGTaatttacaaattaatttcttaaaaaagatCTAATTTTCCATCATTTTCTCactaatcaaatatttaaaaaaaatatgaacaatttttcacttactaaacattaaaagtaaaagaaaactcaaatTTTAGCACTTCAATGAGCATCAAGATAAAGACtaaacgaaaaaaaaaaaaccagcAAAACAAAAGCAACTGagtaaaaaagcaaaaagaacaaaaaggaTTGGCCAAAATCAAAGAAGAAAGCACAAACTTTGGAATCAAGAAATATCGAGTAATTAGATCAACTATCAAAGTCcataaaatataccaataCTTCAAGATTTCTCTTtactaatagaaaaaaaaaaaagaaatatgttaaaaaatgtatttctctctcttctgCCATCAATGGTTGAATACATAGGAGATCGAGGCAAAGAGGAGAGAGAGTTAGAGGCTGAAGAACTTGTTGCTGAAGCTGGCAGCGTCAATCGGTGGCGAAAGATGGTAgaatttggaaaaagaaagaagcagCCATCGTAAACTTCGAATACTGATTTTTCTCTCCTCTCATGAAAGTCTTTAGATAGACTCGTATCGACATGGGTTCACTTTTATGGTGGCTTCGTCATCTGGTTTGGTTGGAAAGAGATATTGGCGTGGGAGAAGGAAGAATGgctatgaaagaaaaaaaattggagAAAGAAATATACAGAATGTTAATtggtaataatttttttgaaattagttAATTGGTAATttgaattgcaaattttaaaGCCTTGATGactcaatttttaaaattaaaaagttaaataattaaaaaatggtaaagatttagatttaatttgtaattagacAAATtctcttttcaaatttatataaaagagtgtagcataattacataaatgtatgttgaaaatttttatttaaagaaataaacatcATCTGAACCgaattacatatttaataacaCAAATACCTATATCTTTgtgttaataaataatataaaataagctCCAGCAAACCCACGGAATATTAGATTATACATGCAAGAAAACGGCCAACATCATACTTATTACAAGGAGATAAACACCTTGTcatttattatgatatatatatatatatatatggcatGACTGTTGCTTATGCCTTGACAAGATGATCATCAATATCCTTAGTGATCTTCTGTGCCAAAACCATATAGTTCTCTAGAGACGGGGCATCATCATTCGACGCCTCAAATTCCATGCTCCACTTCACAAGAGCACCCTCTTCCTTTGCAATTGGTTGGACAGTTGCCTTCAAGGCCTTGAAATGCTTCTTCACTTCTCCATCCAAAATGGTGAATATGATGATCTTGTTTTCTTCATCTACCTCAACGCTTTCCTTAACGCTCAAAGTTTCTCCATCTATCATTTTCCATGCAGAAAATTAGAAATccaataatttaagaaaagaggaacaaaaaaaaaagaaggaactATTGAGCTTTGATGAACTAGAGTCATTTACCTAAGTTGTAATTCCATTTCTTGACAGAACCTGGTGTTTGCCAGTCACCTTCATGAACCTCAATTCCATGTATTTTATCGGAGCAGATGTTAGGGATATGGTGGGCTTGGCTCCTGAAGATTTTATAGAAACTATCAGCAGATTGACATTTGATAAATTTCGGGTGGCAGGAAATTATGATTAtttctttgctttattttaatatgaaagcGTCTTTATATAAGGGCATTTCTTGAGCTAAAATACTTTCATTCcatttgtataaatattttcaaaaataaaaatacttaaatctAATGTAATTgttattgttaattttataactaattaGCCTTTAATCCGTGTGTTGtacaattattataattattttgataataaataataatttataaattgaatttataaataaaatttaataagtaataataaattaaatattttttaatgtttttttcgaaactctttcaatatttttagattttatcagtcttaaaaagaattactagtatgatttatttttaaaatatttattaattaattttagtattacataaattaatactaataatataattgaatttaaaatttataaatattgtatAATTAGAAAGACAATagattttgtaaaaaaaattgcaaaagtGACAGTTATTGTGCTTATGGTTGGTGATAAAAATTGCAAAGGGTTATGGTGttgattataaaaaagaatataaaaaggaaatgttatgataggaaaagaaaagtatgACAAAATGATGTCAGATTAACATTCgtatttttctaattgaagTAATAGAGTttttgagagaaaataaaagagtgaattaacatttttttcaaataatggtTAAGATTGGTTATAATTGTTATGATAGTGGTGTTATATAACATCAAATAATgactcttttaaaattaaattttatttcaattttatttcttttggatttaaggaaaaagaaaaatagaataagattggatttaaattttatttcaattttacttcaattttattttaattgaagtAATTGGTGCTATATTCAGTTATCTAGACAATTTGAATTTATCTTATAACTACTTGTTGATGTTCCAGTTATTGCTCAAGATCTTATTCGGTCATATGACACATTTATTACAAATAATTTTACCtacaataacaaataaaataaaaaatagaataagagaaatttttaaatgagaTATATGtcttttagtttaatataatataaaactacttatttgtcttttttagtactcCCAAATACACGaactatttttatagtaagggttagttcaccacgaggtcgatctctcaagaaaatatgacgctacttattatataaatactaattatcaatataaaacaataaaagtaaactaAACAGTCTTAATCAGTATTTTTGATAGAGtaatatccataaaataaagtagcaaaataatatataaacatgcaatgcaaatgcaaatgcttatgatctaaaactatatgttaaaaatagtatttagtctagccaATTACTTAGTAGtctccttattttattttaagccaagatctaatgaatgagatggtgatttGTCGTTTTccctaaatcactcaagctaatagtgcaacctaggtttcttatatcaacataaattaaagtaaagatgatgtttctaattattttaacctaaagattttcataacaaatattaccactaaattgatatgatggtcaaccaataataatagatgaaactaatacaCATATGAatgtaaagaaattatttatttaataaataaataacaaggttcatacaaaaataaaaagacgaaactaaacacttatgaaaactagtctaatatatttaatttaatgatcatatggtattaaatagaaagaccgaaaataataaagtaaaaactcCTTCTAGAACAAagatttcttcaagtaggaagaagattggtcaTCACTCTCCACTTCTTAAAAAGCTcgttagattttaaaaaaagtaatgaaaattaaactaaatgtTTATAAAGAACTGTAGAGAATAATGGTGGGTAGGTGcagatagaaaataaaaattaataaatttataaaaatacactTTTTCATAATCACGAAATTTAttgctaaattataaaaaataacaatcttcttcatattcttttataaattatactaatttttcgTAAATTGTTActatttgtaaaaaaataaatactattataaaaaagataatcattttaatttaatgatttatgaaaaaattagtaaatttgtaaaaaatattaaattttttataattatgaaatttattacttattataaaaaatgacaatctTCTTCATATTCTTTCACAAATCataccaatttttttataaatttcaagaatatataaatttataaaagtacTTTATGTTCTTTTAACAAACTCTATTGTAATTATTAACCTATAACTATAggtaactaaaattaatttcttttaattatataaaataaatttcttatcGTAACTTGATTGGTCGTTTAAAACAAAGtgaaacaaaataacatagaattttctatatattaatGGTACAGCAAAATTGAAATGGCTCAgactattttaataaagactacaacatcatattaattaactattcttcatatcaaattaattaactattcTTCATGTGTCTAAGATGTTTCAAGTACAACACCCTTCCGTCCACCAAAATTATAacgaattttttttctttatcagatGTGAAAGGACACCTTTGGGAGATGGCGACTGGTAAGTCTCACTCCTGATGATCTTGAAGAGCTTGTAAGCAGGCGATTGAATCTCAATATCAACTCCTTAATTATTAACTTAAGAcctgtttttattttgttattttgttatattttctttcaacaaAAAAGGACCAACTAATCTAACATATTAAAAGTAGGGAAGTAATTGTACTGCTGAAGAAAAACAATAGGGTTTTCCCATATATAGAAGTCCTGCCCTTACCTCTGTcgattaataataattgatttatcTGACTTACTCCAGCAGGAATTATTTGAAGATTTAATTATGCGCAGAGACAAGGGCTCAAATCATAATAGttatattgagaaattaaatttatgggAAAATGAAAAGCTACGCGAATTATCAAGTTTTGGAGAAAActgaaaaggaaagaaaatagtgaaagagagaaaataaaaaagaaaatgaagaggTGAAGTAAAAAGAGATTGAGAGAaggattataattattaagttttGGGATTATACTAATGCATTCATATCTTTTACATCTAAaggattataattattaaatttttattttttttagttttaactGTTAAAGTATGTGGTCTATTATTTCCTAAGTAagttattaacaaataataaaattataaatgaacGTCTGACTAGAGTTAGTGATCGCCATTATTACCTTCGCATTCTAGAAAATATAAGAGACCAGtgttcaaaaatttctttctcttctttcctttttcttcattcCCGTTTCCAGCAAACAAacagaataaataaataaataaataaaaggagtTTTGACGCTAATTTAACTTCTCTTGCTTCTCGAGTTTATATTCTcataatgaaatttttttacttttatatatatatatatatatatttttttctacttATATAAGGTAAGATTTCagattcaataaaataaatttataaaattttatttactccCATACGATTAAATGTAAGAATTATGATATGAACTGGATTGGAACTTTTGAAAATGTCACTATAAACCCAATGGTTATATCATATACGTAgagcttcttttcttttttttgttaagcgaattttttgagttttaacaCTTCGGGTTGTAGACTCACAAgggataaaaaataaagactaTGGTTAGAGTGAGACTGACGAACAATAAACAAATAGAATGATAATATATGAACTTTCGAaggattaaagaaaaataagtgactcaattttatatttatttgattttatttataagaaaaacttaaaaatgaaatgcaaGCTACAGAAATCATATGATACTGGAGGGATACTGAGACCCAATGCcggaaagaaaggaagaaaccAATCACGGACGCTAGAATGGGATAATTTCTAAATCTCAGACCAAAAATGGTCATAAAAGGAAggacaaaatagaaagagagcTACAAGAAGTAGACTTgcttaaaattaaactaagagaaaatatCCTGAAAGAGATtgtgaaaggaaaaaaaaaattaagagagaaagaatGGGAAACAACAGAAAATAAGGTTTTATGAAAACTGAGTAGGTCTTTTGTTGCAATGCAGCTGCTACATCAACATTAAGTAGGCCTTTTGTTGCAAACTATATATGCAATAAACAGTAATATCAGTAAAAGAAATTGGATAActtatttagaaaaagatatatttgtaaaagaaatttcaatcCCACGTTACTTGAAACCCACGTTACTTGAAACCAAGTAAATAGAGTAAGGTACAAGATAATTTAACATGATATAAGGATCGACCCCTCCACCTAGTAGATTAGGTTTTGGGTTAGCTACATAACAAGACGATCCTATTATGAGCTTCTGTTCATTGATGATACAAATACAATAACCACAGtacatatatatgaaaataaccacgAAATCCAGGAAAGGCTTCCAGGCCTTTATTTGCAAGTATCATATCATATATGCCGAGCCATCATCATGATCAGGCATTGACAAGGTGCGCATCCACATCCTTGACAACGTAAACAATAAAGTTTAGATACTTGTTTGGAGGTGCATCATCGGGTTtgaatttctcatattctgtAGTAATTTTAGCAACAGCTCCTTCGTCCTTTGGAACAGCTTCAATAATAATCTTGTAGCTCTTGCACAGTTCAAGGATATGTCCTTCTACTGCAGTCATTGTTACTATCTTTCTTGCCTCGTCTATTTCCACCTTCTCTTTGAAAATCTCCCGCTTTCCATCTATGTTCaacacaaaatatatataaatataaaatagaaatcttGAGAATTCAGTCGGTGCTTCAACCTGAATGCTAcaattttgaattgatttagtatatttctctattttttaaattgacaaataaataaccatatttttattaacattaaatgattataaaatgaaaatgttaATTCAATTACCTATGGTGTAAGTCCAGAGCTTGACAGAGCCAGCAGTTTCCCAATCACCTTCGTGAACATCAACCTGATGGATGTTTCCAGGGGAAGCATTGGGAATTTGGTGAATTTGTTTGCTAAGAAGTTTGAAGAACTTCTCAGCAGAGGACTTGAGCTCTACATCAACCTGTAGCTTTGCAGATAGTGCCATTTTCTTAGAATTCTTAGACTTCAGAGATCTTGTCGTATGGAGGAGGTTActtatgaaatataaaatgagGGATTGCCTCCATGTTTATATACAATGTggggtttcttttttcttttttcttttttatttttttttatccaaGTATAAAaggttaaatactattttaatttcGGTAACCTTATAAGTTTTTCGCAGACTGGTGGTTGAATACAATCTTTTAATTGCTTaaaagcaatatatatatatatatatatatatatatatatatatatatatatatatatatatatatatatatattatatgggAGCCTATAAATATAaggattaaatattattaattcatattaaaCTAGTagattcaataattaattttaacattcttctaaaaaaatttaaacgaGGCAAGGAAGataataacaatttaattattagaagaatttaaaaattatcaaggttatattaagatattttaactaaagaaaataccttccataaaattacataaaaatatcttataaaataatatcttttataattaataaatttaatcaatattaaattaaataaaaaaatattataatttaatcagacttttttaatatataaatagattctagaagaataatatatacaaaattttgagttgactattacaaataatattaataaagaaggtaaattaatattttagtcaCATTTAATCTTAACGTAACAATATAAGATAGATgttaaactaattataaaaataaaaaaatttaatatcatttaataaaacttaaaaatgtTAAACTATGTAATCCATTAAAGATGTATTAGATAtcttattcatatttaatatttacttttacattAAGAACGTTATAGCTTAacgaaattaataaatagaaatattaaaataattaaaacaaatataaaaatctgcTAATATAAGTTGCCATAATTcagaaatattataataactaaatttatatatgacTTTGacttaataatttagtaataaaatgtttatattataGAGGCAAAAGAAAAACCGAATTCGCACTTTATACTTTTTTCATcctaaaatcaatattaattagtCGTTTATCCATGCACCGCATGTCtgtcattattattttgatcataaaattaaatttgtatatataatttaataaatttttaatttttaatattagtttataatattttaaaacataatagcaaattaactatttttaagtgtttttaattttttttaattttattagagcaataacataaaataattcaaaaatatttatttattaattctaatattatataaattaatattatcaatataattgatattactattttttaaaattagaaattattatataatagaaattaatttattagtgaatataatttttaaaattataatttttataattagattattatctaattagaaaactaatttttagttaatataatattaaatgataattattataatattttttaaaataattattatctaattagaaaactaatttactattaatattttctttattaggattagaacgagtgtttaattagaagtataacttattaattaataacttaatagaaaaattataaaattacatataagtTAAAATCTCATGTGTCAAAAGTAAGTAAGCATGTTAAGATAACAATTctatgtgttaaaaattaagcacacatgtcaaaaaaaatttagttctcaaatatatatattatagatttaaaaggttcttttaattcaaattatatatctttttaaagaaaaaaactaataaaggcattaattgctatttagtaaattttactttcattttttaggaaagggaaagaaatataacaacataaaaaataaaatttatagtgcTTCTGACTATTCTCACGAATGGCTATTTTAGTCTAAGTtatgttttattataaattcagactattaattagatttcttaaatttttatattttatattttagattaaaatatttatttattttatttatttaatatttatttatttattataatttacaaaaaaaatagacAACACATATTATGAATGGAggaaatatattttcaattaaaaaagcTTCGGAAGCATAagacataattttttaaataaatattaaaaaatatataatttcactATTTGACAATCTttagtatgtaatttttttaaataaaaagagatatagttaaaaattataataaagaaaaatattttaatattaaaaaaattgatgcgTAAGAATTTTGCtatttacattttaattaactattattatcatattgtCCTTTAAAATAGGaaattagagtttaataaCTTAAACATATTATTGTTCAACTGGTAAAtcaatttcattatattaataacattttaaaCCATCATTTgattgttaaacaataaaaactctgaattattaagatttaaactcatattatcagatataaataatatgataatgatgGCATATAGAAATGAAGATGACCAAATTTTTacagataaaatattttaacggtaaaatatattttttattataatttataattacatatattttttatctaaaaaaaataaacactaaaaattataaaatattgctAGAGAAAAggaattgtatttatttttttcaaatatacaattttaattCTCTATTTACGTTTTGAaccttattattatattctaatatttgaGTG comes from Ricinus communis isolate WT05 ecotype wild-type chromosome 5, ASM1957865v1, whole genome shotgun sequence and encodes:
- the LOC8269624 gene encoding MLP-like protein 28 — its product is MALSAKLQVDVELKSSAEKFFKLLSKQIHQIPNASPGNIHQVDVHEGDWETAGSVKLWTYTIDGKREIFKEKVEIDEARKIVTMTAVEGHILELCKSYKIIIEAVPKDEGAVAKITTEYEKFKPDDAPPNKYLNFIVYVVKDVDAHLVNA